In Arthrobacter citreus, a genomic segment contains:
- a CDS encoding ATP-dependent DNA helicase — MSVSLTETLPPEVPQPPRYSARELAEMLHTDPANPVQYPTKDQIGIIEAPLQPLLVIAGAGSGKTKTMADRVVWLVANQLVRPEQILGVTFTRKAAGELDSRIRQRLDLLYRVQAAGTADPGLIPPGSGPDVTEDARLDPAVSTYHSYANGIVNDYGLRLGVERDSVMLGGAQSWQLATEVVEAYAGDFEHFTAAKSTLVNGVLQMAGECAEHLTSPAKVRENLVEHLQAVSSLPYLAGKPKAATAAVQKLLDRLRTRISVTELVEAYRRAKFERRQLDFGDLVEMAATIAETIPEAVEMERAKYKVVLLDEFQDTSHAQMVLFSQLFGDGRAVTAVGDPHQSIYGFRGASAGQLGTFRDQFPLFLPDGSRALAPVANLSVAWRNSTSILAAANTVSAPLNSTAPWLTRQRLPHVPELQAKPKAPVGEVLLGRYLTDVSVPPEGGAEGVVGEADAVADQVQRYRNPRPGWRGFETDDAGRPLQPTVAVLCRGRKQFGPIREALEARGIPVQIVGLGGLLSTPEVVDVLAVLRVLGDPGRSDSMLRILAGARWRIGPADLMALADWSRHLVRVRERAVSVADAANVHRPDEQQDGSETVVEADMAEAGSLVEAVDSLPRPEWVSSSGRSLSVEGLRRLKLLRDELRDLRSYVGEDLTTLIGEVERRILLDIEVAAKPGVSIHESRRNLDAFIDAAATFSSSSERVDLTAFLAWLEAANDEENGLPVTQLEASREAVQLLTVHASKGLEWDVVVVPGLNEGQFPNDRDSRWSSGEGSIPWPLRGDAPDLPQWDWEQEDQKGWVDSEKLFSEDARGHAEREERRLAYVAFTRAKYVLICTSSVWGGGRSKPTAVSRYLQDLYDLGAAGAPGFTLLSWVQPDEEGDTNPANADIRRERWPIDPLGNRRGSMEAAAAAVLDAAARQAGRVGQAEIDILTGAGDLAEEPPRESSPSVFEPTRWAREVELVLARHRPPNQVVEVELPAHISASLLVDLKDDPDEVTRQLRRPVPREPGMAARKGTAFHAWVEEFFGTSGMLDIDEHPGAADAYVDEAYQLEDMIATFESSPWAQRTPAFIEVPVETRVDAVVVRGRIDAVFQDPDGTWDLIDWKTGAPPSRDKLEIRAVQLAVYRLAWARLKQVPLEKVNAAFYYVAADKLIRPFNLLGEKELEDIIRTANSPS, encoded by the coding sequence ATGAGTGTCTCCCTGACCGAAACGCTTCCCCCCGAAGTTCCGCAGCCGCCGCGCTATTCCGCCCGGGAGCTGGCGGAAATGCTGCACACCGACCCGGCCAATCCCGTGCAGTACCCCACCAAAGACCAGATTGGCATCATCGAGGCACCCCTTCAGCCGCTGCTGGTGATCGCCGGCGCCGGTTCCGGCAAAACCAAAACCATGGCGGACCGGGTTGTCTGGCTCGTGGCCAACCAGCTGGTGCGTCCGGAGCAGATCCTCGGCGTGACCTTCACCCGCAAGGCCGCCGGCGAACTGGACTCCCGGATCCGGCAACGCCTGGATTTGCTGTACCGGGTCCAGGCCGCGGGCACCGCGGACCCCGGCCTCATTCCGCCGGGAAGCGGACCGGATGTCACCGAGGACGCCCGGCTGGATCCCGCCGTCTCCACCTACCATTCCTACGCCAACGGCATCGTCAATGATTACGGACTGCGCCTGGGGGTGGAACGGGATTCCGTGATGCTCGGGGGAGCCCAGTCCTGGCAGCTCGCCACTGAAGTGGTGGAGGCCTACGCCGGAGACTTTGAGCATTTCACCGCCGCAAAGTCGACACTGGTCAACGGAGTCCTGCAGATGGCCGGTGAATGTGCCGAACACCTGACCAGTCCGGCGAAGGTCCGGGAGAACCTTGTTGAACACCTCCAAGCGGTGAGCAGTTTGCCGTACCTGGCGGGCAAGCCCAAGGCTGCCACTGCCGCCGTGCAGAAACTGCTGGACCGGCTGCGCACCCGGATCTCCGTCACCGAACTTGTCGAGGCCTACCGCCGGGCGAAGTTCGAACGCCGGCAGCTGGATTTCGGCGACCTTGTGGAAATGGCCGCCACCATCGCCGAAACCATCCCCGAAGCGGTGGAAATGGAGCGGGCCAAGTACAAGGTGGTGCTGCTGGATGAATTCCAGGACACCTCGCACGCCCAAATGGTGCTCTTCTCCCAGCTCTTCGGTGACGGCCGTGCCGTAACGGCCGTGGGAGACCCGCACCAGTCCATCTACGGATTCCGCGGCGCCTCCGCCGGTCAGCTGGGGACTTTCCGCGACCAGTTCCCGCTGTTCCTGCCGGACGGCTCCCGTGCCCTGGCGCCGGTTGCCAACCTTTCCGTCGCCTGGCGCAATTCAACGTCCATCCTGGCCGCCGCCAACACCGTTTCCGCGCCGCTGAACAGCACCGCGCCGTGGCTGACCCGCCAGCGGCTGCCGCACGTTCCCGAGCTGCAGGCCAAACCCAAGGCGCCGGTGGGGGAAGTCCTGCTCGGCCGTTACCTGACGGATGTATCGGTTCCCCCGGAAGGCGGGGCCGAGGGCGTTGTGGGCGAGGCCGACGCCGTGGCGGATCAGGTGCAGCGGTACCGGAACCCGCGGCCCGGGTGGCGCGGCTTTGAAACGGACGACGCCGGACGGCCGCTGCAGCCCACCGTGGCCGTCCTGTGCCGCGGACGCAAACAGTTCGGGCCAATCCGGGAGGCGCTGGAAGCGCGAGGCATTCCGGTGCAGATTGTCGGCCTCGGCGGGCTGCTGTCCACCCCGGAAGTGGTGGACGTGCTGGCAGTCCTCCGGGTCCTCGGAGACCCGGGCCGTTCGGATTCCATGCTGCGGATCCTGGCAGGCGCGCGCTGGCGCATCGGCCCGGCGGACCTGATGGCCCTGGCCGACTGGTCACGGCATCTGGTCCGGGTCCGTGAGCGCGCGGTCTCCGTGGCCGACGCCGCCAATGTCCACCGGCCGGATGAGCAGCAGGACGGCTCCGAAACGGTTGTCGAGGCGGACATGGCCGAGGCCGGGTCGCTGGTGGAAGCCGTTGACTCCCTGCCGCGTCCGGAGTGGGTTTCCAGCTCCGGACGGTCCCTGTCAGTGGAAGGGCTGCGCCGGCTGAAGCTGCTGCGCGATGAGCTGAGGGACCTGCGCAGCTACGTGGGCGAAGACCTCACCACGCTCATCGGCGAAGTCGAGCGCCGCATCCTGCTCGATATCGAAGTGGCGGCAAAGCCCGGCGTCTCCATCCATGAGTCGCGCCGGAACCTTGACGCCTTCATCGACGCCGCGGCCACGTTCAGCTCCTCCAGCGAACGGGTGGACCTCACGGCCTTCCTGGCCTGGCTTGAGGCCGCGAACGATGAGGAAAACGGACTCCCCGTTACCCAGCTGGAGGCCAGCCGCGAAGCAGTGCAGCTGTTGACCGTCCATGCGTCCAAGGGGCTGGAGTGGGACGTCGTGGTGGTTCCGGGCCTGAACGAGGGGCAGTTCCCCAACGACCGTGATTCCCGGTGGAGCAGCGGAGAGGGCTCCATTCCCTGGCCGCTGCGCGGCGATGCTCCCGACCTGCCGCAGTGGGACTGGGAACAGGAGGACCAGAAGGGCTGGGTGGACAGCGAGAAGCTCTTCAGTGAGGACGCGCGCGGGCATGCCGAGCGCGAGGAACGCCGTTTGGCCTACGTGGCCTTTACCCGCGCCAAGTACGTGCTGATCTGCACGTCAAGCGTATGGGGCGGCGGACGGTCCAAGCCGACGGCGGTCTCCCGCTATCTGCAGGATCTTTACGACCTGGGTGCAGCGGGCGCCCCGGGTTTCACTCTGCTGTCCTGGGTACAGCCGGATGAGGAGGGCGATACCAACCCGGCAAATGCCGACATCCGCCGGGAACGCTGGCCCATCGATCCGCTGGGGAACCGGCGCGGATCGATGGAAGCGGCAGCGGCGGCCGTGCTGGACGCCGCAGCCCGCCAGGCCGGCCGTGTCGGCCAGGCGGAAATCGACATCCTGACCGGTGCCGGGGACCTGGCGGAGGAACCTCCGCGGGAGTCTTCACCTTCCGTTTTTGAACCCACCCGGTGGGCCCGCGAAGTGGAGCTTGTCCTGGCACGCCACCGCCCGCCGAATCAGGTGGTGGAGGTCGAACTGCCGGCGCACATCTCTGCGTCACTGCTGGTGGACCTCAAGGACGATCCTGATGAAGTCACGCGCCAGCTGCGGCGTCCGGTTCCGCGGGAGCCGGGCATGGCCGCCCGCAAGGGCACGGCCTTCCACGCCTGGGTGGAGGAGTTCTTCGGCACCAGCGGAATGTTGGACATTGACGAGCACCCCGGCGCAGCGGATGCCTACGTGGACGAGGCTTACCAACTCGAGGACATGATCGCCACCTTTGAGTCATCACCCTGGGCACAGCGCACTCCGGCCTTCATCGAAGTGCCGGTGGAGACCCGGGTGGACGCCGTAGTGGTGCGCGGCCGCATTGACGCCGTGTTCCAGGACCCCGACGGCACCTGGGACTTGATCGACTGGAAAACCGGGGCTCCGCCGTCCAGGGACAAGCTGGAAATCCGGGCCGTGCAGCTGGCGGTCTACCGCCTGGCCTGGGCGCGGCTGAAGCAGGTGCCGTTGGAGAAGGTCAACGCCGCGTTCTACTACGTGGCGGCGGACAAGCTGATCCGGCCGTTCAATCTGCTGGGCGAGAAGGAGCTCGAGGACATCATCCGGACGGCGAATTCTCCGTCCTAG